The DNA window TGGGAACGCTGATATATGAGAAACGACAGACTCCGGGTTGCGATAGTCGGTGCAGGGCAGATAGTCGAGGTTACACATTTGCCCATTCTTTCGTCAATGAGGGAGAAATTCGATCTTGTCGGGATTGCAGACATTGTGGCGGAGAGAGCCGAAAGACTGGCGACCAAATTCGGTGTAGAACGGGCTTTCCACGATTACGAGGAGATGCTTTCGCTTCTCAAGCCAGATGCAGCACTTGTCTGTACGCCGAATAGATTTCATGCAGCTGCCACAGTAACCGCACTCAGAACAGGTTGCCATGTTTTCTGTGAAAAACCTCCCGCTATGAACAAGGAAGAGGTCCGCCAGATGACGGTCGCTTCGAGGAAAGCAGGAAGGATTCTTTCTTTCAACTTCAACTACCGGTACAGAAGCGAGGCAATCGCTATCAAGAAGTTCGTTGATAACGGCGATCTTGGCGAAGTCTATCTTTGCGAGGGGAGCTGCTTGAGACGGCGCGGAATACCCGGCTGGGGTTCCTTCTCAAGTAAGGAAATGCAGGGCGGAGGACCCCTGATGGATATCGGAGTGCACATGCTCGATCTCGCCCTCTTCATGATGGACTTCCCCGAACCCGAAAGCGTAATGGCCAGCACCTACTGCAAGATAGGTAACAAAAAAGGTGTCGGCTTGATGGGCAGCTGGGACCCGGGTAAATTCAATGTTGAGGATTCGGCTTTTGGGTTCGTGAAATTCGCGAACGGAGCATCATTGATTCTGAAAACGGCTTTCGCATTGAACATGAAGGATCGTTCCACCATGAATCTTCAGATCTTCGGCGACAGGGCAGGCGCCACGGTCTTTCCACCTGAAGTATTCACTCAAATTCACGGTGAGCTGGCAGATATCTCTCTTCCATTTGCAGAAGATAAAAACTGCTATGTGAGATCGTTAGGAGCATTTTTCGATCGCTGCCGGGGAGGGAGTGCTGAATTACCCACTCCTGAACAGGCATATCTCGTTCAGAGCCTCCTTGACGCTTTTTATGAATCGGCTGAAAGTGGTTCGGCTGTGATATTTGAAAGGGGCTTAATGTAATGAAGATCACAATTCTGAACGGCGCCAGTGAGGAAAGCGGCACTTTTGAAGAGTGCCTGGAAAAGCTAGTTGAATCTCTTTCAAAGATGAAGAATGAGATTCAATTCTTTAAGCTGAGAGATTTGCAGATCAAGCAGTGTATGGGATGTTTTGTATGCTGGGTCGAAACTCCTGGAGAATGAATTGTTCCAGATGACACAGTCAAAAACAGACGGGCCTGCAGTAAATTCCGACCTGCTTCTTTTTGCCTCACCGCTCGTTCTTGGCTTTACCACATAGATTCTTAAGAAAGCAATCGACAAAATGATCCCGATCGTCCATCCCTATTTCACCATAAGAGCCGGCAAGATCCACCACAAGAAGCGCTACAAGACTTGCCCGCTCTTGGGTGTCCTGATCGAGAAAGAAATCGATACAGACGAAGAGGATCTGGAAATAGTTCAGGCGATTTATGAACGGGTGGCAATTGAGATGGTATCCAGTCTTGTCTTCTTCGATTCCGTTGAAAGGCCGCCTAAGGGGGTCGCATATGCGATTACTAATCATTAATGGATCACCTAGAGGGAACAGGAGCAACTCACTCGTAATTGCGAATCACTTCTTGAGTTGAATAAAAGCCTCTCTCCAGAACAATCTCCAGCTAGAAGTTGTGAACCTGATCGTAGAGCATTCTGCCCTCTCTGATGTGACAGAAAGAATCGCCGTTGCCGATAAGGTTCTCTTCGCCTTCCCCTTGTATGTCGACAGCATGCCAGGCTTGGTGATGGGGCTGTTTGAGTCCATATACAATTTGAAAGGGAAGTTATCGGAAAAAGAGTTCTTGTTTTCCATCCAGTGCGGTTTCCCTGAGACTCTGAACCTAAGATTTATCGAAAGATACCTAATGAAGCTTACAGGAAGACTAAGAGCAAACTATGCGGGATGTATCAGCAGGTGAGGGATGGAAGGAGCGAGATTTCTTTCTGAAGATTCACAGATACTTCAGAGATATCGGAAGCTCGGAGAGATATATGGAAAGACCGGTAAGCAAGACAAAGATCTGCTCGGAAGAATCGCCGATCCAGAGAGAATACCATTGGCTGCCAAAGCGATCGCCCTGGTGCTTTCCCCGATCGGCATTTTCGACAAATACTGGAACAGACAACTTAAGACGAACGGGGTTTACAGAAGAAGGAATGACTGACCTTATAAAGGATAGAAACGAATCTCCTGACTGTTTTCCCTTATCACTAAATTCTGCAGAGTGAACTTGCCAGTGAAAAAAACAGGAAGCTCAGTCCAGGCTGCTCATAATTGCCTGAACAAATAGGACCGAGTTTTGGTATATCTCTCCGTAATCGACCCCCGACTTTATCAGTTGAAGTTCTAAAAATAGCCAATACAGCGAAAAAAAGAAAATGAAAGTCAGAATGTTGCCACTACCGTGCTTTCAGAAGCTCAATTCATTGGGTTTAGAGACGTTTTTTGGTGAAGCCATTCCCATTGTGGAGAGTATCTTGTTGCTGAGAGAGAATGCTGTTGATACATTGTACCCGACAATCACGGCCCTTCTCGAAACAAAACCGGGATTCGGGAATCTGAGTCGCAATCTAATAGCAGCCAGTAATAGTAAAGTTAAGACCCCAGCTGGAAGGTACGCCCAATGGATCAGAGTCGCACGAAGAAACTTGAGAGCAAAGCCGACCCAGATACAGGTAGCTTCATATCTGTCAATGCTTGTGGCGAATTAGTCCAATCAACTTCGCAATCTCAATTACGGGAATAGGCACCAGCGAGAGAAGGAGGGCCAGAACGTACATCGGCGTCTCCAGTTGAGCCAATCCGAAAATTGTGGCGAAAGGAGAGATAAAAACAACGACAGCTACCATCGCCAGCGATGTTAGCACTGCAAGAGATAGCACTTTGTTTGAAAGGATCCCGATTCTGAACAGCGAATGACTTGACCGCATATTGAACGAGTGAAAGATCTGAGTCAAAGAAAGAATGACAAAGGCCATGGTTCTTCCGACAACAACATCTCCGGTGCGCTTCCAGCCAATCGCAAAGCCGATCAAAGTGAGAATAGCAAACATAGCTCCTTGAAGAAAAACCTGAAGTCCCAGTCCCCTGGCAAAGATGCTTTCGTTCTTGGGTTTAGGCTTTCTTTTCATGATATCCTTCTCTACTGGCTCCATACCGAGCGCGATCGCTGGCAGGCTGTCGGTCACGAGGTTTATCCAGAGCAGTTGTGCAGATATCAGCGGAGCTTCTCTCCAGATCATCATGGCGGTAAAGACTGTAAGTATCTCTCCAATGTTTGTTCCCAGAAGGAAACCGACCACTTTTCTGATATTGTCGTATATGCCGCGGCCTTCCTTAACGGCATACACAATCGTCGCGAAATTGTCGTCAGTAAGCGTCATGTCGGCCGCGCTCTTCGCAACATCGGTTCCGGTTATTCCCATCGCGCATCCGATATCGGCAGCTTTGAGGGCCGGGGCATCGTTCACCCCGTCCCCCGTCATTGCAACGACTTCACCCCGCTTCTGCAAGGCATGAACGATCCTGATCTTGTCTGACGGCGATACTCTTGCATAGACCGAAATACTTCCTACCCTGCTGTCCAGTTCATCATCAGGCATTTTAGACAGCTCGATTCCGGAGACAACCTCATCTCCGTCAAGCAAGATGCCGACTTCTCTGGCAAT is part of the Mesotoga sp. UBA6090 genome and encodes:
- a CDS encoding NAD(P)H-dependent oxidoreductase, producing MNLIVEHSALSDVTERIAVADKVLFAFPLYVDSMPGLVMGLFESIYNLKGKLSEKEFLFSIQCGFPETLNLRFIERYLMKLTGRLRANYAGCISR
- a CDS encoding Gfo/Idh/MocA family protein, with the protein product MRNDRLRVAIVGAGQIVEVTHLPILSSMREKFDLVGIADIVAERAERLATKFGVERAFHDYEEMLSLLKPDAALVCTPNRFHAAATVTALRTGCHVFCEKPPAMNKEEVRQMTVASRKAGRILSFNFNYRYRSEAIAIKKFVDNGDLGEVYLCEGSCLRRRGIPGWGSFSSKEMQGGGPLMDIGVHMLDLALFMMDFPEPESVMASTYCKIGNKKGVGLMGSWDPGKFNVEDSAFGFVKFANGASLILKTAFALNMKDRSTMNLQIFGDRAGATVFPPEVFTQIHGELADISLPFAEDKNCYVRSLGAFFDRCRGGSAELPTPEQAYLVQSLLDAFYESAESGSAVIFERGLM